The genome window AGAAATGGCAGAACAATATGCTATCGGAATTTTGATTATAATCGGTCTCATTTTCAACACATTAGGGGCCATATCACTGTATAGATTTCCAGACGTGTACACGAGGCTTCACGGAGCTACGAAGTGTACTACCTTTGGAAGTATTTTTACGTCGTTGGCTGTTGTAGTATATGCAGCTTTTCGTTTGCATCAGGGTGGGGAGAGTCGGTTTGCCGTATTAATTATTCACGCTCTTGTGGCCGTTATGGTTCTTCTTGTTACGAATGCGACTGGGGCTCATGCTATTGCCCGTGCCGCCCACAGAAGCGGAGTTGTTCCTAAAATGGCTGTGGTTGATCGCCTTGCAGAAGAAGAGGAGCGTAAAGGTGGTGTTGTCAGTGAGTGAAGTTTTTCATATTGCCATCCTCACGTTGCTCGTTATATCGGCTTTTTTTGCTATTTGGTTCAGAGACCTTTTGTCGTCGGTGATAGCTTTAGGAGTGTTTAGCCTTGTGCTTTCAGTGGAGTTTTATCTCTTGCACGCTCCCGACGTAGCAATCGCAGAAGCGGCAATTGGCGCTGGTCTGAACACTGCCATATACATTGTGGCCTTGAGAGGATGCGGTAAGGCCCGGAGTAAAACCGGAGGTGATATCCGGTGAAAAAGACAATCTTTATCGTTGCAGCTTTAGTTCTTGGCGGTTTGGTTTGGGGTGGTCTCGATGCAATCCATCCCTTTGGAGATCCTGGACAGGTTGCTATGGACGACTATTTCCTTGAACACGCAATAAAAGATCGTTCATCGGAAAACGCTGTTACATCGATCGTTTTCGACTTTCGTGGATTCGATACTATAGGAGAAGCTGCCGTTCTTTTCACAGCAGTTTGTTCCGTTACAGCTCTTTTCAGGGAAGGAGGCAAAAAGAAATGAAGCCTCTATCTGTTGTAGTCCGAACAGGCTGTGATATTTTTGCCTGGTTCTTGATCATCTTCGGAGCCTACGTAATCATACACGGCGACGTTACTCCCGGCGGAGGTTTTCAGGGTGGTGCCGTTGTCGCAACCTTCCTGGCTCTTTTACTTGTTGCCTATGGATGGAACAGACTCTCTCTCTGGCTTAACGAGAGCATATATAACGGAATGCTCATTTTTGGGCTTCTCTGTTTCATTATTTTAGGTTTTATGGGAATGCCTACATCCTTCTTCTATAACTTTGTTGCCATTCCCGCCGCAGAAGTGGCTAAGACCGGTCATGGTATTATTCCTCCTTCAGGAACCATTGCTTTAATGGATATTGCAGTAGGAATAGAAGTTACAGGAGGTTTATCCCTTCTTTTGATTTATATGTTTAAAGGAATACACCTTTTCGATAACTATGAGATAGGAGGGGAGAG of Aminobacterium sp. MB27-C1 contains these proteins:
- a CDS encoding hydrogenase subunit MbhD domain-containing protein, encoding MSEVFHIAILTLLVISAFFAIWFRDLLSSVIALGVFSLVLSVEFYLLHAPDVAIAEAAIGAGLNTAIYIVALRGCGKARSKTGGDIR
- the mnhG gene encoding monovalent cation/H(+) antiporter subunit G; amino-acid sequence: MAEQYAIGILIIIGLIFNTLGAISLYRFPDVYTRLHGATKCTTFGSIFTSLAVVVYAAFRLHQGGESRFAVLIIHALVAVMVLLVTNATGAHAIARAAHRSGVVPKMAVVDRLAEEEERKGGVVSE
- the mbhE gene encoding hydrogen gas-evolving membrane-bound hydrogenase subunit E, which translates into the protein MKKTIFIVAALVLGGLVWGGLDAIHPFGDPGQVAMDDYFLEHAIKDRSSENAVTSIVFDFRGFDTIGEAAVLFTAVCSVTALFREGGKKK
- a CDS encoding MnhB domain-containing protein, translating into MKPLSVVVRTGCDIFAWFLIIFGAYVIIHGDVTPGGGFQGGAVVATFLALLLVAYGWNRLSLWLNESIYNGMLIFGLLCFIILGFMGMPTSFFYNFVAIPAAEVAKTGHGIIPPSGTIALMDIAVGIEVTGGLSLLLIYMFKGIHLFDNYEIGGESGHDR